One Miscanthus floridulus cultivar M001 chromosome 11, ASM1932011v1, whole genome shotgun sequence DNA window includes the following coding sequences:
- the LOC136491901 gene encoding uncharacterized protein, which translates to MDDANGVRQHLLDGQEDQQVRRQDLFPLSKKDVRVLLVPHGDQDQHPNPAIQNQQHAALFPLSREVLIGAAQPVATVAIVTTCTALVLAGQGLDSSLTNPHVSAVINALLFVYLPVGLFGLLLAVAVKTRPALVGISSGYMLAHLLIPTVIGGVVNVVKSHEPVWAVVLVSTGILILTVLAWAYLCSYPQCRRRRVQPAAV; encoded by the exons ATGGACGACGCGAAC GGTGTTCGACAGCACCTGCTTGATGGCCAGGAGGACCAGCAGGTCCGGAGGCAGGATCTGTTCCCGCTCAGCAAGAAG GATGTTCGAGTGCTTCTAGTGCCGCATGGTGACCAGGATCAGCACCCTAACCCTGCCATCCAGAACCAGCAGCATGCGGCCCTATTTCCTCTGAGCAGGGAGGTTCTGATAGGGGCGGCACAGCCGGTGGCAACAGTCGCCATTGTGACCACCTGCACCGCTCTCGTTCTGGCAGGGCAGGGGTTAGACTCCAGCCTGACCAATCCCCATGTCTCAGCTGTCATAAATGCGCTCCTCTTTGTCTACCTGCCTGTTGGGCTGTTTGGCCTACTGCTGGCCGTGGCGGTCAAGACGCGCCCTGCTCTGGTTGGCATTTCCAGTGGATATATGTTGGCTCACTTGCTGATTCCGACTGTGATCGGCGGTGTGGTCAATGTGGTGAAGTCACATGAGCCTGTCTGGGCTGTGGTTCTCGTCTCCACAGGGATACTTATCCTTACTGTTCTTGCCTGGGCCTATCTCTGTTCGTATCCGCAG tgtcgtcgtcgtcgtgtccAGCCGGCGGCCGTCTGA